A window of the bacterium genome harbors these coding sequences:
- a CDS encoding RHS repeat-associated core domain-containing protein: AGPEGLACYAAEVRADATTPRVRSEKPRLGIYSEMLRVHQGNLALKPRRHSRNRLPLRRRSYGRLHYNRFRYFDPATGRYINADPIGQLDGSNVFRYSHNDPVNLADPSGLFIGFVVRLVLTPFIGATNAGGAGAVAGTFGGGGVSCGQRLRGGSIAFAKPSSSEYSNPARRWTFRESSGGSARGAGQPNRSSSGRRRGWLLLWHGLE; encoded by the coding sequence GCCGGCCCCGAAGGTCTCGCTTGCTACGCTGCCGAGGTGCGCGCGGATGCGACTACGCCCCGCGTGCGATCTGAAAAACCGCGTCTAGGAATTTATTCGGAAATGCTCCGAGTGCACCAGGGAAATCTCGCGCTAAAGCCTCGAAGGCACTCGAGAAATCGCCTTCCGCTACGACGAAGGTCGTATGGCCGGTTACATTACAACAGGTTCAGGTATTTCGATCCTGCGACTGGTCGGTACATCAACGCGGATCCGATCGGGCAGCTCGATGGGTCGAACGTTTTTCGATATTCGCATAACGATCCCGTGAACCTGGCTGACCCGAGTGGCTTGTTTATTGGATTCGTGGTCCGACTGGTTCTGACTCCATTCATAGGTGCCACGAATGCTGGCGGAGCGGGAGCCGTGGCCGGCACGTTCGGAGGGGGGGGCGTCAGCTGTGGCCAGCGCCTTCGGGGTGGGTCCATCGCTTTCGCCAAACCTTCAAGCAGCGAATACAGCAATCCAGCTCGGCGGTGGACTTTCAGGGAAAGCTCTGGCGGGAGCGCTCGCGGCGCAGGGCAGCCCAATCGGAGCAGTAGCGGTCGCCGCCGTGGGTGGCTTCTCCTTTGGCATGGGCTTGAATAG